From Mytilus edulis chromosome 8, xbMytEdul2.2, whole genome shotgun sequence, one genomic window encodes:
- the LOC139484516 gene encoding transcription intermediary factor 1-beta-like yields the protein MEKAQAASKTCDICVSAPGRNYCEQCNQLFCDGCKISHLRAKISKNHTFLSGPNINPEVKLYCKEHDENFIYYCMECGTPVCKICAIKKHKSHDFAEIRESTEGIKNEVKMVIDMKMRNLQSKITDIDQGTHTYQADVQKVIQAIKEEGSHLKEMIDKKVEGLIITVKEKDRRNVQTLQSVGNELKTALNKAKEQQKFYQDTQEIKDTTKLLQKLKQIKSQIDQIEEMKIPMMPSVKYDKKTVAEGEIGKLFGELTFGETVKKEENPKPKENVRVTTTAKQYRCKCRKCGTEMTSE from the exons ATGGAAAAGGCACAAGCTGCTTCTAAAACTTGTGACATTTGTGTTTCTGCACCTGGACGTAATTATTGTGAACAGTGTAACCAGTTGTTTTGTGATGGATGTAAAATATCTCATTTACGGGCGAAAATTAGCAAAAATCACACATTTCTAAGTGGCCCAAATATAAACCCGGAAGTTAAACTATATTGTAAAGAACATGATGAAAACTTTATATATTATTGCATGGAATGTGGTACGCCAGTCTGTAAGATATGTGCTATTAAAAAACACAAATCTCATGATTTTGCTGAAATCAGGGAATCAACTGAAGGAATCAAAAATGAGGTCAAAATGGTGATCGACATGAAGATGAGAAACCTGCAGTCAAAGATAACAGATATTGACCAAGGTACCCATACATATCAAGCTGATGTACAGAAAGTTATCCAGGCTATAAAAGAAGAAGGCAGTCACTTGAAAGAGATGATTGATAAGAAAGTCGAAGGTCTTATTATTACTGTAAAGGAGAAAGATAGAAGGAATGTTCAAACCTTACAGTCTGTTGGCAATGAGTTAAAAACAGCTTTGAATAAGGCAAAGGAGCAGCAGAAATTTTATCAAGACACCcaggagataaaggatactacgaAGTTGTTACAAAAGCTAAAACAAATAAAGTCACAAATCGATCAAATAGAAGAAATGAAGATTCCTATGATGCCATCAGTCAAATATGACAAAAAGACAGTAGCAGAGGGGGAAATAGGGAAACTGTTTGGGGAACTAACATTTGG aGAAACtgtcaaaaaagaagaaaacccTAAACCTAAGGAGAACGTCAG AGTAACAACAACAGCTAAACAATACAGATGCAAATGCCGCAAATGTGG GACAGAAATGACATCTGAGTAA
- the LOC139486589 gene encoding uncharacterized protein yields the protein MSLEKDWPSKLPEFYYNYNNRVHKSTKPSTPYQLYFKRPNFAPPIDEQLPFVLLTEEERKFLEQAHLDVEKKEEEIGEILPESNINEDENGNLEMLRNINDRDVTFEGNNTSLYLLQ from the exons ATGTCGTTAGAAAAAGACTGGCCTTCAAAATTACCAGAATTTTATTACAACTACAACAACAGGGTACACAAAAGTACAAAGCCTTCTACACCATATCAACTTTACTTTAAAAGACCTAACTTTGCACCACCTATTGATGAACAG cttCCATTTGTGCTCCTAACTGAAGAAGAAAGAAAGTTCCTAGAACAGGCACACTTAGAtgtagaaaaaaaagaagaagaaattgGTGAAATATTACCTGAAAGTAACATAAATGAAGATGAAAATGGAAATTTGGAGATGTTGAGAAACATAAATGACAGAGATGTAACGTTTGAAGGTAATAATACAAGTCTTTATTTACTCCAATAG